The Candidatus Baltobacteraceae bacterium region CTTCGTTCGGAGTTCTACGGCGAAGAACCCGACGAGAACGTGCTCTTCCAGCGAACGCTCAAAGAATGCGTGCACGAGCTGGGCCACGCGCTCGGCCTCAAACATTGCTATAACGCGCGCTGCGCGATGTATTACTCGAACTCGATCTTCGAGAGCGACAACAAGATGTCGTACTACTGCGAAGCCTGCGACAAGCGCAGCCGCGCCCGGAGCTGAGAGGCCCTCCGGGCCCCGCTCTAAATAAATTCCCCGTTTTAGCCGTAGACTCTGAGAGAAGAATGCCGGAGCGCCCGTCGGGCGCCTTCCTTGGCGTTCGATCGTTTTTCGAGGCGAGGTTCGAGTGGTTCTTGCTGGGAGCAGGCCGATGATCCAGGCTCGTCTGACCGCCTGGCGTTCGCGCCTGGGGAATCCCGCACGCGCGCTGCTCGCGATTGCAGCGGCGCTGCTCTGCGCGATCCTCGATGCGTATGGTTCTAAAGTCCCATCGTTTGACCTCGTGCTGCTGGCGATCGTGGCGGCAACCGCTGCCGTTGCCGGGCTCCCGTTCGGACCGGCGCTGGCGGTTGCGGCCGGTGCGATCGATTACGCCGTGCGCGCGCACCAACATCGCGGCGGCGCTCTCGGTTCGGGATTTCTACTCGCGCTCGTCGGCGTGCTGATCGCGATGCTCGTTGCGACCGACGCCGGCGATAGGGCCTCCGACGGTGCGGGCGACTCGGCGCCGCACTCGCTGCGCACGGCCGGCGGACTCGCATCGAGCGTCGCCGCGCTCGCGTCGGGCATCCGCGAAGTCAGTCAGGGCGATTTCACCAAGAATTTGGCCGTCTCCGACGGATCGCTCGCCGATCTCGCGATCGCGCTCAACAAATTGATCTTCGGCATGCGCGAGTTTCTCGGCGGGCTGCACGAGAGCGCCGCCCAGCTCGGTTCGGCCGGCGGCGAACTCAACGCGACGGCTTCCACGGCGCTGGCCGTAATCGAAGGCGCGTCGCTCGCGCAAGGTCAGCTCGACGAAGGCATCGGCGAACAGTCGCGGATCGTTGGAAGCGCGACGAGCAAAGTGACGCAGCTGACGCAAACGATCTCCGCTATCGCCGCGTCGGCCGAAGAACAGACGCGCAGCCTCGACGAGACCTCGCTCGCCGTTACCAACATGGCGAGTTCGATCGAGCAGGTAACGGCGCAGGTCGATTCGCTCGCCTCGATCTCGGCGGAGACGTCGCAGACGGCCGAGCGCGGCGGCGTTGCGATCCACACGATCGTCGAAGGGATGGACACGATCCGCGCGACCATCGGCGATCTCGGTCGCGACATCGCGATGCTCGGCAGCAACTCCGAGCAGATCGGCGACATCGTAAAAGTGATCGACCGCATCGCGGAGCAGACGAATCTACTGGCGCTCAACGCCGCCATCGAAGCGGCTCGCGCCGGCGAGCACGGCCGCGGTTTCGCCGTCGTCGCGACCGAGATTCGCAAACTCGCCGACGGAAGCGTGCAGGCGACCAAAGAAATCGCCGGCCACATCCTCTCGACGCAGAACGTGATCGCGGAGGTCGTTCGCGCGATGGAACGCCTAACGGCGCGCGTTGAAGATAACGTCGGCAGTACGACCTCGGCGTCGGGCGCCTTGCGCGAGATCGTGCAGGCCGTGCTCTCGGCCAATCAGCAGATCGGCGAGATTTCGTCGGTCGCGCGGGCGATGAGCAGCAACTCGTATCAAGTGATTCGTTCGATCGAAGAGATCGCGAAATCGGTCCAGCTTAACGTGACAGCCACGCAAGCGATGTCGACGCATTCCGACGCGGTGACGTCGGCGTTCGAAAATATCGCCTCGATCTCGCAGACGAACGCGTCGTCAGTCGAAGTCCTCACCTACGTGAATAAGGAAGTAACGGACGCCGCCCAGCGCATTTTGAACTCGGTCGAAGAGATGAACGAATCGGCCGCACGGATCGACAGCCGACTCCGGCAGTTCAAAGTGAGCGACCGCGGCGCGCAAGGAGACACGGTATGATGATGAGTCTGCGTTTTCGCCTGCTCGGCACGATCGTCGCAGCGATCGTCCTCTTTTTCTTGATCAGCGTCATCGCGGCGCGGGTCACGCTGCAGAAGGACTTGAGCGCCCTCGGGCGCACCGAGGCCACCAACGGCTCGAACGCCTTCGGCGGCTATTGGGACTCGCGCAAAGAGCAGGTTCGATTGCTCATTACGCAAGACGCGGTCTCTAACGCGCTGCGCAAATCGCTGCAGTCGCACGATGGCAAAGCGCTGCAGGACCAGCTCTCCAACATCGCGCGAACCTCGAACCTCTCGTTCCTCACCATCGTCGACGGCAAAGGCCGCGTGGTCGCGCGAGCCAACGGCACGAATCTCGGCAGCCTCGGCGACGAGAGATACGTGCAGCGTGCGCTCGGCGGCGAAACCGTCAGCACGGCCGCCTTGTTGGCGCCGAACGAATTGCAAGGCGAAGGTCTCGCCGCGCAGGCGGTCTCCGACGTGAAGGGTCCCGATGGAAAGACCGTCGAGCACCTAACGCGCGGACTCGCGCTCGTTGCGGCCGCGCCGATGTCGGACTCGAACGAGCGGACGCTCGGGGCGATCTATGGCGGCGTGCTGATGAACCATTTCTACGATCTCGTGGATCAAAGCACGCACGCTCTTGGAGGGCAGACGGCGCTGCTCGACGGCGATGCGATCGTGGCATCGACGATCAGTCAGGCCGACGGCACCCGCGTGGTCGACACGCAAGTCGCTCACGCCGCCGACGCGAATAAGGTCCAAGACGATTACGTGGGCAGCGACACCGAGGGCGGTACCGAGTACATGGCCCGAATCGATCCGATCTCGAACGATCAAAACGAGGTCGTCGGAGCGTTTTGGTACGGTCTGCCGATGGCGCAGATTACGACGATCCAAAACCATCTGATGGAAACGTTCGTGCTGTGGGGCCTGGTGGCCATGGCGATTGCGCTTTTGCTGGCGGTGCCGATCGTGCGGCGCCTCTCGTTAGCGCTGGCGCGCCGGAGCGCGCAAGTCAGTTCGGCAGCGAAGGAACTCGGCGTTACCATTGTAGGCGGTGAGGTCTCCGGCGATCACGTGGCGGCAACGAAAGCTGCAGTCGAGCGCTCCGGAGCCGTGATCGACGACATCGCGGCCAACGGCGCGACGCCCGCCAAGATGGCCGATCTCAAAGCGCTCAACGAGGAACTCGTCGGCGATATGGTCGTCATCGACACGCTCTCACACGAAATGAGCGGACGCCTGCAGCAGGCCGTTACGCGCGTCGCCGAGCTCAAAGACGTCGCGCGCGGGCTCGATAAACTGGTTCACGGCGCGCCGGCGACGTAGACGACATCGTGGCAGACGTCATTCTGTTCTTCGCGAGCAACGCCGATACGATGATCGCGACCAAGGCGCTAAAAGACTCCGGAATCGTGGCGAAGATGATTCCGAAGCCGGCGACCCTCAGCGCATCGGCAAACCTCTGCTTAAGCTTGGACGGAAGTTTGGAGTCGCAAGCCGTCGCGGCGCTCTCCGGTGCAAACGTCGCGCTCGGCGGCGTCGCGAAATAACTAGCGCATAACGCGCGCGTCGGCGAGCGCGATCTCGCGCTGCGCTCCGTCGTGCCGCACGATCAACGCGCCGCCGGTTGCGAGCCGCAGCGGTTCCGCTTCGAAGGGTGCCG contains the following coding sequences:
- a CDS encoding methyl-accepting chemotaxis protein; the protein is MIQARLTAWRSRLGNPARALLAIAAALLCAILDAYGSKVPSFDLVLLAIVAATAAVAGLPFGPALAVAAGAIDYAVRAHQHRGGALGSGFLLALVGVLIAMLVATDAGDRASDGAGDSAPHSLRTAGGLASSVAALASGIREVSQGDFTKNLAVSDGSLADLAIALNKLIFGMREFLGGLHESAAQLGSAGGELNATASTALAVIEGASLAQGQLDEGIGEQSRIVGSATSKVTQLTQTISAIAASAEEQTRSLDETSLAVTNMASSIEQVTAQVDSLASISAETSQTAERGGVAIHTIVEGMDTIRATIGDLGRDIAMLGSNSEQIGDIVKVIDRIAEQTNLLALNAAIEAARAGEHGRGFAVVATEIRKLADGSVQATKEIAGHILSTQNVIAEVVRAMERLTARVEDNVGSTTSASGALREIVQAVLSANQQIGEISSVARAMSSNSYQVIRSIEEIAKSVQLNVTATQAMSTHSDAVTSAFENIASISQTNASSVEVLTYVNKEVTDAAQRILNSVEEMNESAARIDSRLRQFKVSDRGAQGDTV
- a CDS encoding cache domain-containing protein, with protein sequence MSLRFRLLGTIVAAIVLFFLISVIAARVTLQKDLSALGRTEATNGSNAFGGYWDSRKEQVRLLITQDAVSNALRKSLQSHDGKALQDQLSNIARTSNLSFLTIVDGKGRVVARANGTNLGSLGDERYVQRALGGETVSTAALLAPNELQGEGLAAQAVSDVKGPDGKTVEHLTRGLALVAAAPMSDSNERTLGAIYGGVLMNHFYDLVDQSTHALGGQTALLDGDAIVASTISQADGTRVVDTQVAHAADANKVQDDYVGSDTEGGTEYMARIDPISNDQNEVVGAFWYGLPMAQITTIQNHLMETFVLWGLVAMAIALLLAVPIVRRLSLALARRSAQVSSAAKELGVTIVGGEVSGDHVAATKAAVERSGAVIDDIAANGATPAKMADLKALNEELVGDMVVIDTLSHEMSGRLQQAVTRVAELKDVARGLDKLVHGAPAT
- a CDS encoding putative Se/S carrier-like protein codes for the protein MADVILFFASNADTMIATKALKDSGIVAKMIPKPATLSASANLCLSLDGSLESQAVAALSGANVALGGVAK